One genomic segment of Cinclus cinclus chromosome 31, bCinCin1.1, whole genome shotgun sequence includes these proteins:
- the TMOD4 gene encoding tropomodulin-4 isoform X5, whose protein sequence is MTPYRQELEKYRDIDEDKILQELSPEELAQLDAELAEMDPENVLLPAGLRQRDQTQKSPTGPLDRDALLQHLERQALETEERQDLVPFTGEKKGKPFVPKSAAPELPREEQVTLEPELEEALANATEAEMCDIAAILGMYTLMSNKQYYDAICSGNISNTEGINSVVQPDRYRPVPDEPPNPTDVAETLQRLQDNDPALQDVNLNNIKDIPVPTLEAICEAIKTNTHVRSLSLVATRSNDLVANAVAEMLEQNQSLQSLNLESNFITSAGMLRLLAAIGHCRTLRELRVDNQCQRLGDTVEMAMAATLEQCPSLLRFGYTFTLQGPRARAAAALTRNNELRRQQKKS, encoded by the exons ATGACGCCGTACcggcaggagctggagaagtaCCGCGACATCGACGAGGACAAAAtcctgcaggagctgtcccCGGAGGAGCTGGCCCAGCTGGACGCCGAGCTGGCCgagatggaccccgag AACGTGCTGCTGCCAGCGGGGCTGCGACAGCGGGACCAGACCCAGAAGAGCCCCACGGGACCCCTGGACAGGGACGcgctgctgcagcacctggagaGGCAGGCGCTGGAGACCGAGGAGCGCCAGGACCTCGTGCCCTTCACCGGGGAGAAAAAAG ggaaGCCGTTTGTCCCCAAGAGCGCGGCGCCGGAGCTGCCACGGGAGGAGCAGGTGACGCTGGAGCCGGAGCTGGAGGAGGCGCTGGCCAACGCCACCGAGGCTGAGATGTGTGACATCGCTG CCATCCTGGGCATGTACACGCTGATGAGTAACAAGCAGTACTACGATGCCATCTGCAGCGGGAACATCTCCAACACCGAGGGCATCAACA GTGTGGTGCAGCCGGACCGGTACCGGCCGGTGCCGGACGAGCCCCCGAACCCCACGGACGTGGCCGAGACGCTGCAGCGGCTGCAGGACAACGACCCCGCGCTGCAGGACGTCAACCTCAACAACATCAAG gacatccctgtccccacgcTCGAGGCCATCTGCGAGGCCATCAAGACCAACACCCACGTGCGCAGCCTCAGCCTGGTGGCCACGCGCAGCAACGACCTCGTGGCCAAC GCGGTGGCCGAGATGCTGGAGCAGAACCAGAGCCTGCAGAGCCTCAACCTCGAGTCCAACTTCATCACCAGCGCGGGGATGCTGCGGCTGCTGGCGGCCATCGGGCACTGCCGGACACTGCGGGAGCTGCGCGTGGACAaccag TGCCAGCGCCTCGGGGACACGGTGGAGATGGCCATGGCTGCCACCCTGGAGCAGTGCCCGTCCCTGCTGCGTTTTGGTTACACCTTCACCCTGCAGGGCCCGCGGgcgcgcgccgccgccgccctcaCCCGCAACAACGAGCTCC GTCGCCAACAGaagaaatcctaa
- the TMOD4 gene encoding tropomodulin-4 isoform X6 → MYTLMSNKQYYDAICSGNISNTEGINSVVQPDRYRPVPDEPPNPTDVAETLQRLQDNDPALQDVNLNNIKVTPRWHCPQRVPKARQRGGSHPGVSPEGWLLSPGCPQGDRCHPSYLVTWCPQLSPGHPCPHSPWGHPELLGVPNCPQLSPGHPCPHARGHLRGHQDQHPRAQPQPGGHAQQRPRGQRGGRDAGAEPEPAEPQPRVQLHHQRGDAAAAGGHRALPDTAGAARGQPVPAPRGHGGDGHGCPSLLGGRDSDGDSDNVPRAVPAPRGHGGDGHGCHPGAVPVPAAFWLHLHPAGPAGARRRRPHPQQRAPSPTEEILKKSPRGSHPELRNRWE, encoded by the exons ATGTACACGCTGATGAGTAACAAGCAGTACTACGATGCCATCTGCAGCGGGAACATCTCCAACACCGAGGGCATCAACA GTGTGGTGCAGCCGGACCGGTACCGGCCGGTGCCGGACGAGCCCCCGAACCCCACGGACGTGGCCGAGACGCTGCAGCGGCTGCAGGACAACGACCCCGCGCTGCAGGACGTCAACCTCAACAACATCAAGGTGACGCCGCGCTGGCACTGTCCCCAACGCGTCCCCAAGGCACGCCAGCGGGGCGGGTCCCaccctggggtgtccccagaGGGGTGGCttctgtccccagggtgtccccaaggtgacAGGTGCCACCCCAGCTACTTGGTGACTTGGTGTCCCCAACTGTCCCCAGggcatccctgtccccacagccctTGGGGACATCCTGAGCTCCTCGGTGTCCCCAACTGTCCCCAACTGTCCCCaggacatccctgtccccacgcTCGAGGCCATCTGCGAGGCCATCAAGACCAACACCCACGTGCGCAGCCTCAGCCTGGTGGCCACGCGCAGCAACGACCTCGTGGCCAAC GCGGTGGCCGAGATGCTGGAGCAGAACCAGAGCCTGCAGAGCCTCAACCTCGAGTCCAACTTCATCACCAGCGCGGGGATGCTGCGGCTGCTGGCGGCCATCGGGCACTGCCGGACACTGCGGGAGCTGCGCGTGGACAaccag tgccagcgCCTCGGGGACACGGTGGAGATGGCCATGGCTGCCCGTCCCTGCTGGGGGGACGTGACAGTGacggtgacagtgacaatgtcCCCCGTGCAGTGCCAGCGCCTCGGGGACACGGTGGAGATGGCCATGGCTGCCACCCTGGAGCAGTGCCCGTCCCTGCTGCGTTTTGGTTACACCTTCACCCTGCAGGGCCCGCGGgcgcgcgccgccgccgccctcaCCCGCAACAACGAGCTCC GTCGCCAACAGaagaaatcctaaaaaaatcccctcgGGGTTCCCACCCCGAGCTCAGGAACcgctgggaatga
- the TMOD4 gene encoding tropomodulin-4 isoform X3: MTPYRQELEKYRDIDEDKILQELSPEELAQLDAELAEMDPENVLLPAGLRQRDQTQKSPTGPLDRDALLQHLERQALETEERQDLVPFTGEKKGKPFVPKSAAPELPREEQVTLEPELEEALANATEAEMCDIAAILGMYTLMSNKQYYDAICSGNISNTEGINSVVQPDRYRPVPDEPPNPTDVAETLQRLQDNDPALQDVNLNNIKVTPRWHCPQRVPKARQRGGSHPGVSPEGWLLSPGCPQGDRCHPSYLVTWCPQLSPGHPCPHSPWGHPELLGVPNCPQLSPGHPCPHARGHLRGHQDQHPRAQPQPGGHAQQRPRGQRGGRDAGAEPEPAEPQPRVQLHHQRGDAAAAGGHRALPDTAGAARGQPVPAPRGHGGDGHGCHPGAVPVPAAFWLHLHPAGPAGARRRRPHPQQRAPSPTEEILKKSPRGSHPELRNRWE; the protein is encoded by the exons ATGACGCCGTACcggcaggagctggagaagtaCCGCGACATCGACGAGGACAAAAtcctgcaggagctgtcccCGGAGGAGCTGGCCCAGCTGGACGCCGAGCTGGCCgagatggaccccgag AACGTGCTGCTGCCAGCGGGGCTGCGACAGCGGGACCAGACCCAGAAGAGCCCCACGGGACCCCTGGACAGGGACGcgctgctgcagcacctggagaGGCAGGCGCTGGAGACCGAGGAGCGCCAGGACCTCGTGCCCTTCACCGGGGAGAAAAAAG ggaaGCCGTTTGTCCCCAAGAGCGCGGCGCCGGAGCTGCCACGGGAGGAGCAGGTGACGCTGGAGCCGGAGCTGGAGGAGGCGCTGGCCAACGCCACCGAGGCTGAGATGTGTGACATCGCTG CCATCCTGGGCATGTACACGCTGATGAGTAACAAGCAGTACTACGATGCCATCTGCAGCGGGAACATCTCCAACACCGAGGGCATCAACA GTGTGGTGCAGCCGGACCGGTACCGGCCGGTGCCGGACGAGCCCCCGAACCCCACGGACGTGGCCGAGACGCTGCAGCGGCTGCAGGACAACGACCCCGCGCTGCAGGACGTCAACCTCAACAACATCAAGGTGACGCCGCGCTGGCACTGTCCCCAACGCGTCCCCAAGGCACGCCAGCGGGGCGGGTCCCaccctggggtgtccccagaGGGGTGGCttctgtccccagggtgtccccaaggtgacAGGTGCCACCCCAGCTACTTGGTGACTTGGTGTCCCCAACTGTCCCCAGggcatccctgtccccacagccctTGGGGACATCCTGAGCTCCTCGGTGTCCCCAACTGTCCCCAACTGTCCCCaggacatccctgtccccacgcTCGAGGCCATCTGCGAGGCCATCAAGACCAACACCCACGTGCGCAGCCTCAGCCTGGTGGCCACGCGCAGCAACGACCTCGTGGCCAAC GCGGTGGCCGAGATGCTGGAGCAGAACCAGAGCCTGCAGAGCCTCAACCTCGAGTCCAACTTCATCACCAGCGCGGGGATGCTGCGGCTGCTGGCGGCCATCGGGCACTGCCGGACACTGCGGGAGCTGCGCGTGGACAaccag TGCCAGCGCCTCGGGGACACGGTGGAGATGGCCATGGCTGCCACCCTGGAGCAGTGCCCGTCCCTGCTGCGTTTTGGTTACACCTTCACCCTGCAGGGCCCGCGGgcgcgcgccgccgccgccctcaCCCGCAACAACGAGCTCC GTCGCCAACAGaagaaatcctaaaaaaatcccctcgGGGTTCCCACCCCGAGCTCAGGAACcgctgggaatga
- the TMOD4 gene encoding tropomodulin-4 isoform X1 — MTPYRQELEKYRDIDEDKILQELSPEELAQLDAELAEMDPENVLLPAGLRQRDQTQKSPTGPLDRDALLQHLERQALETEERQDLVPFTGEKKGKPFVPKSAAPELPREEQVTLEPELEEALANATEAEMCDIAAILGMYTLMSNKQYYDAICSGNISNTEGINSVVQPDRYRPVPDEPPNPTDVAETLQRLQDNDPALQDVNLNNIKVTPRWHCPQRVPKARQRGGSHPGVSPEGWLLSPGCPQGDRCHPSYLVTWCPQLSPGHPCPHSPWGHPELLGVPNCPQLSPGHPCPHARGHLRGHQDQHPRAQPQPGGHAQQRPRGQRGGRDAGAEPEPAEPQPRVQLHHQRGDAAAAGGHRALPDTAGAARGQPVPAPRGHGGDGHGCPSLLGGRDSDGDSDNVPRAVPAPRGHGGDGHGCHPGAVPVPAAFWLHLHPAGPAGARRRRPHPQQRAPSPTEEILKKSPRGSHPELRNRWE; from the exons ATGACGCCGTACcggcaggagctggagaagtaCCGCGACATCGACGAGGACAAAAtcctgcaggagctgtcccCGGAGGAGCTGGCCCAGCTGGACGCCGAGCTGGCCgagatggaccccgag AACGTGCTGCTGCCAGCGGGGCTGCGACAGCGGGACCAGACCCAGAAGAGCCCCACGGGACCCCTGGACAGGGACGcgctgctgcagcacctggagaGGCAGGCGCTGGAGACCGAGGAGCGCCAGGACCTCGTGCCCTTCACCGGGGAGAAAAAAG ggaaGCCGTTTGTCCCCAAGAGCGCGGCGCCGGAGCTGCCACGGGAGGAGCAGGTGACGCTGGAGCCGGAGCTGGAGGAGGCGCTGGCCAACGCCACCGAGGCTGAGATGTGTGACATCGCTG CCATCCTGGGCATGTACACGCTGATGAGTAACAAGCAGTACTACGATGCCATCTGCAGCGGGAACATCTCCAACACCGAGGGCATCAACA GTGTGGTGCAGCCGGACCGGTACCGGCCGGTGCCGGACGAGCCCCCGAACCCCACGGACGTGGCCGAGACGCTGCAGCGGCTGCAGGACAACGACCCCGCGCTGCAGGACGTCAACCTCAACAACATCAAGGTGACGCCGCGCTGGCACTGTCCCCAACGCGTCCCCAAGGCACGCCAGCGGGGCGGGTCCCaccctggggtgtccccagaGGGGTGGCttctgtccccagggtgtccccaaggtgacAGGTGCCACCCCAGCTACTTGGTGACTTGGTGTCCCCAACTGTCCCCAGggcatccctgtccccacagccctTGGGGACATCCTGAGCTCCTCGGTGTCCCCAACTGTCCCCAACTGTCCCCaggacatccctgtccccacgcTCGAGGCCATCTGCGAGGCCATCAAGACCAACACCCACGTGCGCAGCCTCAGCCTGGTGGCCACGCGCAGCAACGACCTCGTGGCCAAC GCGGTGGCCGAGATGCTGGAGCAGAACCAGAGCCTGCAGAGCCTCAACCTCGAGTCCAACTTCATCACCAGCGCGGGGATGCTGCGGCTGCTGGCGGCCATCGGGCACTGCCGGACACTGCGGGAGCTGCGCGTGGACAaccag tgccagcgCCTCGGGGACACGGTGGAGATGGCCATGGCTGCCCGTCCCTGCTGGGGGGACGTGACAGTGacggtgacagtgacaatgtcCCCCGTGCAGTGCCAGCGCCTCGGGGACACGGTGGAGATGGCCATGGCTGCCACCCTGGAGCAGTGCCCGTCCCTGCTGCGTTTTGGTTACACCTTCACCCTGCAGGGCCCGCGGgcgcgcgccgccgccgccctcaCCCGCAACAACGAGCTCC GTCGCCAACAGaagaaatcctaaaaaaatcccctcgGGGTTCCCACCCCGAGCTCAGGAACcgctgggaatga
- the TMOD4 gene encoding tropomodulin-4 isoform X7 translates to MTPYRQELEKYRDIDEDKILQELSPEELAQLDAELAEMDPENVLLPAGLRQRDQTQKSPTGPLDRDALLQHLERQALETEERQDLVPFTGEKKGKPFVPKSAAPELPREEQVTLEPELEEALANATEAEMCDIAAILGMYTLMSNKQYYDAICSGNISNTEGINSVVQPDRYRPVPDEPPNPTDVAETLQRLQDNDPALQDVNLNNIKDIPVPTLEAICEAIKTNTHVRSLSLVATRSNDLVANAVAEMLEQNQSLQSLNLESNFITSAGMLRLLAAIGHCRTLRELRVDNQPCSASASGTRWRWPWLPVPAGGT, encoded by the exons ATGACGCCGTACcggcaggagctggagaagtaCCGCGACATCGACGAGGACAAAAtcctgcaggagctgtcccCGGAGGAGCTGGCCCAGCTGGACGCCGAGCTGGCCgagatggaccccgag AACGTGCTGCTGCCAGCGGGGCTGCGACAGCGGGACCAGACCCAGAAGAGCCCCACGGGACCCCTGGACAGGGACGcgctgctgcagcacctggagaGGCAGGCGCTGGAGACCGAGGAGCGCCAGGACCTCGTGCCCTTCACCGGGGAGAAAAAAG ggaaGCCGTTTGTCCCCAAGAGCGCGGCGCCGGAGCTGCCACGGGAGGAGCAGGTGACGCTGGAGCCGGAGCTGGAGGAGGCGCTGGCCAACGCCACCGAGGCTGAGATGTGTGACATCGCTG CCATCCTGGGCATGTACACGCTGATGAGTAACAAGCAGTACTACGATGCCATCTGCAGCGGGAACATCTCCAACACCGAGGGCATCAACA GTGTGGTGCAGCCGGACCGGTACCGGCCGGTGCCGGACGAGCCCCCGAACCCCACGGACGTGGCCGAGACGCTGCAGCGGCTGCAGGACAACGACCCCGCGCTGCAGGACGTCAACCTCAACAACATCAAG gacatccctgtccccacgcTCGAGGCCATCTGCGAGGCCATCAAGACCAACACCCACGTGCGCAGCCTCAGCCTGGTGGCCACGCGCAGCAACGACCTCGTGGCCAAC GCGGTGGCCGAGATGCTGGAGCAGAACCAGAGCCTGCAGAGCCTCAACCTCGAGTCCAACTTCATCACCAGCGCGGGGATGCTGCGGCTGCTGGCGGCCATCGGGCACTGCCGGACACTGCGGGAGCTGCGCGTGGACAaccag ccctgcagtgccagcgCCTCGGGGACACGGTGGAGATGGCCATGGCTGCCCGTCCCTGCTGGGGGGACGTGA
- the TMOD4 gene encoding tropomodulin-4 isoform X2: protein MTPYRQELEKYRDIDEDKILQELSPEELAQLDAELAEMDPENVLLPAGLRQRDQTQKSPTGPLDRDALLQHLERQALETEERQDLVPFTGEKKGKPFVPKSAAPELPREEQVTLEPELEEALANATEAEMCDIAAILGMYTLMSNKQYYDAICSGNISNTEGINSVVQPDRYRPVPDEPPNPTDVAETLQRLQDNDPALQDVNLNNIKVTPRWHCPQRVPKARQRGGSHPGVSPEGWLLSPGCPQGDRCHPSYLVTWCPQLSPGHPCPHSPWGHPELLGVPNCPQLSPGHPCPHARGHLRGHQDQHPRAQPQPGGHAQQRPRGQRGGRDAGAEPEPAEPQPRVQLHHQRGDAAAAGGHRALPDTAGAARGQPALQCQRLGDTVEMAMAARPCWGDVTVTVTVTMSPVQCQRLGDTVEMAMAATLEQCPSLLRFGYTFTLQGPRARAAAALTRNNELRRQQKKS, encoded by the exons ATGACGCCGTACcggcaggagctggagaagtaCCGCGACATCGACGAGGACAAAAtcctgcaggagctgtcccCGGAGGAGCTGGCCCAGCTGGACGCCGAGCTGGCCgagatggaccccgag AACGTGCTGCTGCCAGCGGGGCTGCGACAGCGGGACCAGACCCAGAAGAGCCCCACGGGACCCCTGGACAGGGACGcgctgctgcagcacctggagaGGCAGGCGCTGGAGACCGAGGAGCGCCAGGACCTCGTGCCCTTCACCGGGGAGAAAAAAG ggaaGCCGTTTGTCCCCAAGAGCGCGGCGCCGGAGCTGCCACGGGAGGAGCAGGTGACGCTGGAGCCGGAGCTGGAGGAGGCGCTGGCCAACGCCACCGAGGCTGAGATGTGTGACATCGCTG CCATCCTGGGCATGTACACGCTGATGAGTAACAAGCAGTACTACGATGCCATCTGCAGCGGGAACATCTCCAACACCGAGGGCATCAACA GTGTGGTGCAGCCGGACCGGTACCGGCCGGTGCCGGACGAGCCCCCGAACCCCACGGACGTGGCCGAGACGCTGCAGCGGCTGCAGGACAACGACCCCGCGCTGCAGGACGTCAACCTCAACAACATCAAGGTGACGCCGCGCTGGCACTGTCCCCAACGCGTCCCCAAGGCACGCCAGCGGGGCGGGTCCCaccctggggtgtccccagaGGGGTGGCttctgtccccagggtgtccccaaggtgacAGGTGCCACCCCAGCTACTTGGTGACTTGGTGTCCCCAACTGTCCCCAGggcatccctgtccccacagccctTGGGGACATCCTGAGCTCCTCGGTGTCCCCAACTGTCCCCAACTGTCCCCaggacatccctgtccccacgcTCGAGGCCATCTGCGAGGCCATCAAGACCAACACCCACGTGCGCAGCCTCAGCCTGGTGGCCACGCGCAGCAACGACCTCGTGGCCAAC GCGGTGGCCGAGATGCTGGAGCAGAACCAGAGCCTGCAGAGCCTCAACCTCGAGTCCAACTTCATCACCAGCGCGGGGATGCTGCGGCTGCTGGCGGCCATCGGGCACTGCCGGACACTGCGGGAGCTGCGCGTGGACAaccag ccctgcagtgccagcgCCTCGGGGACACGGTGGAGATGGCCATGGCTGCCCGTCCCTGCTGGGGGGACGTGACAGTGacggtgacagtgacaatgtcCCCCGTGCAGTGCCAGCGCCTCGGGGACACGGTGGAGATGGCCATGGCTGCCACCCTGGAGCAGTGCCCGTCCCTGCTGCGTTTTGGTTACACCTTCACCCTGCAGGGCCCGCGGgcgcgcgccgccgccgccctcaCCCGCAACAACGAGCTCC GTCGCCAACAGaagaaatcctaa
- the TMOD4 gene encoding tropomodulin-4 isoform X4, with the protein MTPYRQELEKYRDIDEDKILQELSPEELAQLDAELAEMDPENVLLPAGLRQRDQTQKSPTGPLDRDALLQHLERQALETEERQDLVPFTGEKKGKPFVPKSAAPELPREEQVTLEPELEEALANATEAEMCDIAAILGMYTLMSNKQYYDAICSGNISNTEGINSVVQPDRYRPVPDEPPNPTDVAETLQRLQDNDPALQDVNLNNIKDIPVPTLEAICEAIKTNTHVRSLSLVATRSNDLVANAVAEMLEQNQSLQSLNLESNFITSAGMLRLLAAIGHCRTLRELRVDNQCQRLGDTVEMAMAARPCWGDVTVTVTVTMSPVQCQRLGDTVEMAMAATLEQCPSLLRFGYTFTLQGPRARAAAALTRNNELRRQQKKS; encoded by the exons ATGACGCCGTACcggcaggagctggagaagtaCCGCGACATCGACGAGGACAAAAtcctgcaggagctgtcccCGGAGGAGCTGGCCCAGCTGGACGCCGAGCTGGCCgagatggaccccgag AACGTGCTGCTGCCAGCGGGGCTGCGACAGCGGGACCAGACCCAGAAGAGCCCCACGGGACCCCTGGACAGGGACGcgctgctgcagcacctggagaGGCAGGCGCTGGAGACCGAGGAGCGCCAGGACCTCGTGCCCTTCACCGGGGAGAAAAAAG ggaaGCCGTTTGTCCCCAAGAGCGCGGCGCCGGAGCTGCCACGGGAGGAGCAGGTGACGCTGGAGCCGGAGCTGGAGGAGGCGCTGGCCAACGCCACCGAGGCTGAGATGTGTGACATCGCTG CCATCCTGGGCATGTACACGCTGATGAGTAACAAGCAGTACTACGATGCCATCTGCAGCGGGAACATCTCCAACACCGAGGGCATCAACA GTGTGGTGCAGCCGGACCGGTACCGGCCGGTGCCGGACGAGCCCCCGAACCCCACGGACGTGGCCGAGACGCTGCAGCGGCTGCAGGACAACGACCCCGCGCTGCAGGACGTCAACCTCAACAACATCAAG gacatccctgtccccacgcTCGAGGCCATCTGCGAGGCCATCAAGACCAACACCCACGTGCGCAGCCTCAGCCTGGTGGCCACGCGCAGCAACGACCTCGTGGCCAAC GCGGTGGCCGAGATGCTGGAGCAGAACCAGAGCCTGCAGAGCCTCAACCTCGAGTCCAACTTCATCACCAGCGCGGGGATGCTGCGGCTGCTGGCGGCCATCGGGCACTGCCGGACACTGCGGGAGCTGCGCGTGGACAaccag tgccagcgCCTCGGGGACACGGTGGAGATGGCCATGGCTGCCCGTCCCTGCTGGGGGGACGTGACAGTGacggtgacagtgacaatgtcCCCCGTGCAGTGCCAGCGCCTCGGGGACACGGTGGAGATGGCCATGGCTGCCACCCTGGAGCAGTGCCCGTCCCTGCTGCGTTTTGGTTACACCTTCACCCTGCAGGGCCCGCGGgcgcgcgccgccgccgccctcaCCCGCAACAACGAGCTCC GTCGCCAACAGaagaaatcctaa